The genomic stretch CACGCAGGTTGGCAAAGAAGTTGACGAAGTTGCTCCACATCATCCGCGGCGCCGACAGCAAGCCCTCGCCGATGCCATAGAAACGGGTGACGAACCAGGCGCGCTGGAATAGCCGGTTGAGCAGCAAAAGGCCGTTCAGCCACAGCAGGTTCGACAGCAACCAGCTGTCGCTGAGGATCGACATGAAGCGCCAGGACTCCGGCGCAAGCACCGTGACTAGCCACATGGCCAGCAACACCAGCAATAACAGGTTGACCAGGAAGCTCAGCAGGTAGGCAAACAGCCCGCGGCGGTCACGCCAGAGGAAGTAGTTGAGCGCACCTTTTCGGCTCCAGCCGAGATTGCTGGTGCCCTGGAACACGATGCCGACGATCCAGCGCGACTTCTGTCGGATGGCATGCTGCCAGTCACGCGGGAAGTGCTCGCGCACGCAAATCACCTGGGAGAATTCGCGGCTCATGCCCGGGCGCCATTCCTGCTTCAGTGTCAGCGCTGGGTCGGTGATGGAATAGCGGGCGAAAATTCACTTCATGCCCTTTTGCTTCAGGCGAAAGCCGATGTCGTAGTCTTCGGTCAGGCTCTGTACGTCAAAGGCGATGCCGTCACCGTCCTCGAGCAGTGCGCTGATGGCGCGGCGGCTGAAGCAGGTGCCGACGCCGGCACTGGGCACCTGGCCGGTCAGCGCTTCGCGCACGATCACGTCCTTGCCGTGGTTTTCGGCAAACTCGTCGACATAGTGGCCGGCAGTAAAGCCCTTCCACTCCGGTGCGTAGGGATACACCGGGATCTGGATCATGTCCTTGTTCGGCAGCAGGTAGTTGAACAGGCGCAGCTCCATGGGCGAGATCACGTCTTCGGCGTCATGCAGGATGAAGCCGGCGAACTCAATGCCAGCGTCCTGCTGGAAGCGCAGCAGCGCGTCGATGATGTTGTTCAGACAGTCGGCCTTACTGGTGGGACCGGGGCGGGCGCAGACCACTTTATGCACGTTGGGGTAGTGCAGGCACACCGCGTCCACGTCGGCCTGGGTTTGCGGGTCGTTGGGGTAGGTGCCAACAAAGATCTGGTAGTTCTCGTAGTCGATGGTCGAAGCGGCCAGGCGGGCCATTTCACCGACCACGCCGACTTCGTTCCAGGCAGGGACCATGATGGCCAAAGGTTTTTCCGGGGCTTCGTACAAGCGCTTCTCATCGGCCTTTTCGAACTTGTCGTAGATGCGAAAACGCCGGATCAGCTTGCGCCCCCAATAGCACAGATCAATGAACAGGTCGTCCAGGCCCAGCAGAAACATCAGCGAGGCGAGGGTGATCGCCAGGAGCTTCAGGCCGAACAGCACGTAAGTGAGAAAATCGATAAATACCAGGCTCATGTGTCAGCCACCGACAGGGCAGAGTGGGCCATCGTCTTTTCCTCGCTCGTTCCTTCGACGAAGTTGCAGGAGATGTCACTGTCAGGTACGGAATAGATACAAGCAGCCGAACGTAGGATTGTCCAAATTTCGGGCTTTTTCTTGCGAGCTACATCTTGTAGCTTTACAGGTCGTTCATTCAGGGAGCTGAACATGCAAGGCAAGGCCCGCAAGATCGTCCAGGCCATTCTCTATGAGGCCATCGCCGTCGCCTGCGTGGCGCCTGCGCTGGAGCTGGCGTTCGGGGCCGGCATGGCGCAGTCGACCGTGTTGTCGGTGCTGATGTCGGGCATCGCGATGAGCTGGAACATGGGCTACAACTGGGTGTTCGAACGTTGGGAAGCGCGTCAGCACAAGCGTGAGCGCACCTTCTTGCGGCGCCTGCTGCATGCGCTGGGCTTCGAGGGTGGGCTGGTGGTGATTCTGCTGCCACTGGTGGCGTACTGGCTGGATGTGAGCCTGTGGGCGGCACTGCTGACCAACCTGGCGCTGTTCGTGTTCTTCTTCGTTTACGCCTTTGTCTTCCAGTGGGGCTTCGACAAGGTGTTCGATGTGCCGCTTTCGGCGCAGCAGGCCAAGTGTTGACTTTCGGCCGCGAGGCAGGCTAAGTTCCAGCACCATGAATACATTCCCGCACGTGAACGC from Pseudomonas putida encodes the following:
- a CDS encoding PACE efflux transporter; this translates as MQGKARKIVQAILYEAIAVACVAPALELAFGAGMAQSTVLSVLMSGIAMSWNMGYNWVFERWEARQHKRERTFLRRLLHALGFEGGLVVILLPLVAYWLDVSLWAALLTNLALFVFFFVYAFVFQWGFDKVFDVPLSAQQAKC